The genomic segment CCGCATGTCCAGTCCGGGCCATTATCGAGCCTCAATCCTGAGCCGATTTTCCCGGAATGGACCATTTCAACAAATGCAGCCTTTTTTCTAATAGCCATATGGGCAATTGGAGCTGCAGCTTTTGCAGCTTGGCAAGCGTACTGTTACCGTAGATTTTTACAGCAGCTGGCCGATACGAGCACCATCGTTCCATTAAACAGCGAGGCGGTTCAACAGCTTTACCTGATTAAGCAGGCTCTCGGACTTAAAAGCAGAGTCAGGCTTGCGTATAGCTCCTCCATTCAGAGTCCAATTCTTGTTGGCCTTTGGAAGCCTGTCATTTATCTGCCTATGGAGAGTACCGCAAACGTAGATATGAGCATGATTATCCGTCATGAGCTGATTCATCTGAAACGCAAAGATTTATGGGTTAAAATGTTTACGCTAGCAGCCAGCGCCGTTCATTGGTTTAATCCTTTGGTCCATTTTCTTCGTAAGGACCTTCATACATGGAGCGAGCTGTCCTGTGATGAAGAAGTGGTCAAGGGCATGCCCCATGCCGAGCGCATACGTTACGGCCAAACGATTTTAAACGTAATTGCACAATCAAGAAATAATCCCGTACAGTTTGGCGCTTCATTATCCGGTGACGGCAAACAATTAAAAAGGAGACTATCTCTGATGCTTAATGTTAAGAACCTGAACAAAAAAACGATTTTTATAGCTGTTACAGCTGTATTTGCGGTAGCTGCAATTAGCACATCCGCTGCGGTATGGGCATCAGGCAATACGCCTAAAGTAGCCGAGCAAAAAACAGCCAGTGCTGAAAAACAAACGGTCAGTACATCAGTTGAACCGCTGCCATCTACCGATCCATCTGATGAGGCTAGTCAAAATCAACCGGTCGTTACCGAGCCAGCTCCGGTTCCTTCCACCGATCCGTCTGATGAGGTTAGTGAAATTCATCCGGTCGTTACCGAGCCAGCTCCGGTTCCTTCCACCGATCCATCTGATGAGGTTAGTGAAATTCATCCGGTCGTTACCGAGCCCGTTCCGGTTCCTTCCACCGATCCAACTGATGAGGTTAGCGAAATTCACCCCGTCGTTACCGAGCCCGCTCCGGTTCCTTCCATTGATTCGGCTGGTACGGGTAGCGAAAGGCTAACAGCCGTTACGGAGCCTGCTCTGGTGCCTTTCACTGCTCCGGCTGAGACGGAAGTGAAATAGTGTTTATTTACATCCTTATCGAGCAAGACTGAAATCATTTCATAAAAAAAGCGCAGGTTACTGGGCACTATCCGCCCGAAACCTGCGCTTTTTCCACCCCATACGGGGGGACGAAAATGTAAACTTCATTTTTTCAACTTGTGGAAGCTGTTCCTTGAGTCAGGTGTTCAAATCCGTTAATGCCGGAATGTTGATTTCTTTCACACACGCTGCTTTGGACAGACTGACTACGCATTTTACTAGAGCCACCATATCCTGAAGTGGAATTCGTGTCCCATTATAGGCGGCAAGGGCCCGCTCGCTTCCTTCTTCATAAGGAATTTCAGCTGCCAGTTCACCCGGGTTGATACAAGTAACGGCAATACCGTCCTTTCTTGTGTGTTCTCTCAGAGCCTCTGTAATTCCACGAATGGCGAATTTGGAGGCGACAAAAGAGACCTGTGTGCTATTTGAATTGTTAAGACCAGCTGTTGAGCCAATAAGAATGATTTTACCAACGGCCGATTGCCTGATATGAGGCAAGACTGCCTGAATGCATACAATGGCCGAAGTAATATTTACATGAATTAGCCGGCTTATATCAGCTGGCTCATCTTTATCAAATGTATAATGCTCTTCAAAGCCTTCCCTTTCCCAGATTCCCACATTGTAAATGAGAACGTCCACTGTTTCGTTTGCCAGCTTATCGGTGACCCGTGCAGCAGCATTCAGCTCAGACAGATCTGCTTGTATCCATATTCGGTTTATACCATCATTCAGGTCCAGACTTTCAGGCTTGCTTCGAGATACGACCCATACTTTATCGCCTTGCTCTGGCACTCCTCTGACGAATGCATCTCCGAGCCCTTTGCTGGCGCCGAACACAAGATAGGTTTTCATCTTTATCCTCCCTTTCTTTCCTATTTGACAGACTAAGCCGCTATTCTTATTTATATCAGCAGCTAACGCATACTTCCTATTTTATTACAATACGAGGAGAGAAAACAAAACTAGCAAAATGAACCTATTCCTGCAAACCCAAACTGCTCCAGTTGACGATGACGGGGATGTAAATTTCCGTGTAATCTTCCGTCCCTATATCAAAAAGAGCTTCCCCGATAGAGGAAGCCCATTCAATGATTTGTGATTTATTGTGCAAGCGGCAGCTCCAACAAGGCATTGACGAAAGTATCTAACGAAACCATTCGGCTGGCATAATCATAATCATTTAGAGTGTTGCTCACAGAATAAAACATTATATTCTTTTCCCGCACTGCCGGAATAGTCTTCCATATATTAACCGAGGAGAGCTTTTCCTCCAGACCTTCTACAGTTGGATCAAAATTCGTATAGGCAATAATCTCCGCTTCGTTCAAGTATTGATCAATAACTTCTAAGGAGATTGGCGAATAATAGCCCTCCGATTTCGGATTCCCTCTGTTGAAAAACTCTTTCTCAATCTTTTCAGGCGCATGCATTCCCAAGTCCTCATAGATAATCCCCCTCGTTTTATCACCCTGCAAGCCTGGGGTACCATCCTCCACTCCTTGTAAAAACGCAATTTTTTTATTATAAAGTCCCGCATCAATGAGATGCTGCTTTGCGGTTTCGACTTTAGCCGCATATTGTGCGATCAGTTCGCTGGCCCGCTCAGGCATTCCAAATACTTCACCAAAGAAAGTTATCCGCTCTTCCAAAGCAGCCATTTCATTATAGAAAATCGTAGGGGCGATTTTGCTTAATTGCTCAATCGAGGAGGATGACCACGTTGGAGAACCAATAATAAGATCGGGATCAAGCGCCATAATAGCTTCCAAATCATCTCCTGGAACCACTTTCACATCGGAGACGAACTGTCCCCATTGTTGTTTCCATTCTTCTGGCCGCTCCGATGGATCGCCGTATTTATCAACGCCAACTACGGTCTTTCCGAAAGGCAAAATATCTCCGACATTATTACCTACCAAATATACAATCCGCTGGGGATCAGCAGGAACCTCAACGTCTCCATGCTCTGTTTTGACAACTCGTGTTTGTGCCACTGTATCTGTCTCCTTCGCTTCTGCACTTGACGCTGCTTGAGCTTGCGACTGTGCCGGTGCCGAGCTTGGAGAACTTGTATTCGTTGGTGCAGTCGACGTGCATGCCGACAAAAGCAGCATGAGGCTTACTGCAGCAGATAAAATTATTTCCTTCCTTATTGTCTGTCCAAACATGGATAACTCCCCATCTCTTGTAGTTTTGGCTATTCTGTCTAGTTCTCTCTCATTGTAGAGACAGTGAGAATCGTTATCCATATCATTTTTGGTAAACTTATCAATCATTTTTCTTCTATAATCGCTTGGCGTCATTTGAACATACTTTTTAAACATGCGGTTCAAATTCAATTCATCTGTAAAACCGCATCCGATCGCAACCTCTTGAATCGTTATATTGGGTTGTTGCAAATAACGCTTGGCTGCCTCAAGTCTTTTCTCATTCAAATAGGCCTGTAAGCTTTTCTGTTCGCGTTTTCTAAACAGCTTGCTTAGAAGGCTCCTGCTAATAGGAAGCATTTCCGCCAATCGTTCAATAGACACTGGCTCGGTGTGATTTTGATTCAAATATTGCTTGACCAGCTCCACATAATCAGGCTCAAAATAACGAATATGTCCTTGTTCCAATTCCTTGTATATTTCATAGATAAGCTGATAAAGCGTAATTTTTGCATAAAAATGGTTTTGTGCAGACTGCCGATTCCAGTGGTCATACATGCTCCGACATTTCTCCATGAAAAAAACGGGATTTTCCGGTGAGAACCCGTACACTTGTATAAACGGATTGATCTGTTCTAACAGACGGTGCAGCTCTCTTTTGTAAAATGGGGCCGTTTCCGATTTATACATCGCCATGTACATTTCCAAACTGGTGTCGGCAGGATGAATGGATAGCTCTGTTCCTTTTCCCCCATGGAAAATACCAAATCTCCCAGCTTGATAGAAGATACGATCCAGTTCTATGCTAGCCGTCCCCCCGTGGGTATATACGAGCGTACTGGTCGGCAGCTTATAGTTCAGCATCGGTGCATCGGGATGAATCAGCTTGTAACGAACATCTATTAATGAAATGGAGGAGCGCGACCATAGCTGAACAGCCATTTCAATCCTCTCTTTTGTAAAATGGTTGGTCGATCCCCTATCTCCTTGCATCTGTCTGCCCCCTTGAGTAAGCGTCCTATGTGAAATCCTCTGCCTTGAAGCCGTTCCTAAAAAAAGCTTGGCATTATCAGCAAGAGTCAATTGGTAAACTAGGTCCGTCCCGTATAATCACAAGTTATTGAGAACAATTATCAAAACCTCGTTATTTCCCATTCTAACTTCAAGAGCATCTCCTATCAACCATGAATCGCTAGTGAAATAAAAAACCTCCACTGTCTCAATCGACAGTGAAGGCTTGGCTGGCTTTTGTACTTGGTATGTTGCCGAGCATGTAATCGTTTTCTTGAGAATATAGCGTACAGTAAAAAGGTCGACAATTCGGTGCCGAGGCACTTCGAAAAGTCGGCCTTTTTATGGATTTACCTCGCTCAGTTAATCGGCATGTTATCATAATCGCCAAACCTCATCCCGTCAAGAGATAATTTGCAA from the Paenibacillus sp. BIHB 4019 genome contains:
- a CDS encoding M56 family metallopeptidase, with the protein product MDTIFTLMFTLTVAGNVVVACIWLSQRLSTEIWPTKWRYFINKMAVGLYLFPVVVIIQWISRIVPSHASNDPSTNGSASIIPHVQSGPLSSLNPEPIFPEWTISTNAAFFLIAIWAIGAAAFAAWQAYCYRRFLQQLADTSTIVPLNSEAVQQLYLIKQALGLKSRVRLAYSSSIQSPILVGLWKPVIYLPMESTANVDMSMIIRHELIHLKRKDLWVKMFTLAASAVHWFNPLVHFLRKDLHTWSELSCDEEVVKGMPHAERIRYGQTILNVIAQSRNNPVQFGASLSGDGKQLKRRLSLMLNVKNLNKKTIFIAVTAVFAVAAISTSAAVWASGNTPKVAEQKTASAEKQTVSTSVEPLPSTDPSDEASQNQPVVTEPAPVPSTDPSDEVSEIHPVVTEPAPVPSTDPSDEVSEIHPVVTEPVPVPSTDPTDEVSEIHPVVTEPAPVPSIDSAGTGSERLTAVTEPALVPFTAPAETEVK
- a CDS encoding helix-turn-helix domain-containing protein — encoded protein: MQGDRGSTNHFTKERIEMAVQLWSRSSISLIDVRYKLIHPDAPMLNYKLPTSTLVYTHGGTASIELDRIFYQAGRFGIFHGGKGTELSIHPADTSLEMYMAMYKSETAPFYKRELHRLLEQINPFIQVYGFSPENPVFFMEKCRSMYDHWNRQSAQNHFYAKITLYQLIYEIYKELEQGHIRYFEPDYVELVKQYLNQNHTEPVSIERLAEMLPISRSLLSKLFRKREQKSLQAYLNEKRLEAAKRYLQQPNITIQEVAIGCGFTDELNLNRMFKKYVQMTPSDYRRKMIDKFTKNDMDNDSHCLYNERELDRIAKTTRDGELSMFGQTIRKEIILSAAVSLMLLLSACTSTAPTNTSSPSSAPAQSQAQAASSAEAKETDTVAQTRVVKTEHGDVEVPADPQRIVYLVGNNVGDILPFGKTVVGVDKYGDPSERPEEWKQQWGQFVSDVKVVPGDDLEAIMALDPDLIIGSPTWSSSSIEQLSKIAPTIFYNEMAALEERITFFGEVFGMPERASELIAQYAAKVETAKQHLIDAGLYNKKIAFLQGVEDGTPGLQGDKTRGIIYEDLGMHAPEKIEKEFFNRGNPKSEGYYSPISLEVIDQYLNEAEIIAYTNFDPTVEGLEEKLSSVNIWKTIPAVREKNIMFYSVSNTLNDYDYASRMVSLDTFVNALLELPLAQ
- a CDS encoding SDR family NAD(P)-dependent oxidoreductase, whose product is MKTYLVFGASKGLGDAFVRGVPEQGDKVWVVSRSKPESLDLNDGINRIWIQADLSELNAAARVTDKLANETVDVLIYNVGIWEREGFEEHYTFDKDEPADISRLIHVNITSAIVCIQAVLPHIRQSAVGKIILIGSTAGLNNSNSTQVSFVASKFAIRGITEALREHTRKDGIAVTCINPGELAAEIPYEEGSERALAAYNGTRIPLQDMVALVKCVVSLSKAACVKEINIPALTDLNT